Proteins from one Oscillatoria nigro-viridis PCC 7112 genomic window:
- a CDS encoding trifunctional serine/threonine-protein kinase/ATP-binding protein/sensor histidine kinase: protein MDLTNRISGYHLGEQLYCGSRTLVYRALRETDRLPVVIKLLNRDYPTFSELLQFRNQYTIAKNLRLPGVVEPYNLESYRHSYALVMEDFGGISLRDYAQEASLTLAEILAIVIQITDILNGLYQNRVIHKDIKPANVLIHPDTKQVKLIDFSIASLLPRETQEIQNPNVLEGTLAYISPEQTGRMNRGIDYRTDFYSLGATFYELLTGKLPFECDDPMELVHCHIAKQPPAINSQEIPQVVSDIVMKLMAKNAEKRYQSAKGLKHDLERCLQQCQESGKIETFELGMRDVCDRFLIPEKLYGRETEVQTLLNAFDRVANGTSELMLVAGFSGIGKTAVVNEVHKPIVRQRGYFIKGKFDQFNRNIPFSAFVQAFRDFMAQLLSESDAKIQEWKTKILEALGDSGQVIIEVIPELERIIGSQPPTPELSGMAAQNLFNLLFHKFIAVFTKKEHPLVIFLDDLQWADSASLKLMQLLVNESQLGYLLLLGAYRDNEVSPGHPLMLTLDEAKKAGTTLNTITLAPLDQISLNQLVADTLVCSPKLAGPLTELVYQKTQGNPFFATQFLKALHQDELISFEMQSGHWQCDISKVREAALTDDVVVFMAQQLQKMPATTQEVLKLAACIGNQFDLATLAIVSESSETETATALWKALQEELIIPQSEVYKFYVGAVQAIAETTTQTVAYRFLHDRVQQAAYSLIATDQKQATHLKIGQRLLEKTPIQGREEQIFAIVNQLNIGLELISQPAELEELARLNLMAGRKAKASTAYVAAVKYLSTAMDLLSSDRWQTQYNLTLEIVVETAEAQYLNTNFAAANTLVEMVLQYGKTLLDRIPAYDIKIQVHMAQHQVNDAIDTGLQALELLGYPVNLSEQEFLVELPALECLEDYPTMTDPAQLAAMRILKVSFTSVLVGRPQILLPVIVRQVKLCVEGGHSPLASATYAWYGTLLCGPLGNIDIGYQAGRLALQLLKHFETKEHKVVTYNMFYTFVHHWKEPLRESLSPLAEGVQIGLESGNYEYTGYCITNYCFYIFLAGKNLETVESEHKKYHELLLYLKWEHSISISQIWYQLLLNLLGKAANPLQLTGEGFEESTMLSQLLEQNDLIALFHAFLAKTILFYLLEDFEPAVESAAKAASYSSVGSENFVNLHFYQSLALLANYSNVCSQERANYLSQVDANQEKMQLWMQHAPMNYEHKYHLVAAEKHRVFNQKIEAIEFYDLAIKGAKENEYLQDEAIANELAAKFYWAWGKEKVAASYMQEAYYCYARWGALAKVEDLEKRYPQLLVPILNQPKLRFNPLETLATISHSSQTSSNSSTSISDALDFASIVQAAQALSSKIQIDELLGTLNQIILKTSGAETCALLLPHQDEWQIRAITHINPDNELPTTLLQTQPIEGSAVIPLKLVYYVKHTLETVVIEGGKTDIPGLMNGCTLEYQSQSMLCTPIVDRGNLVAILYLEHSSTKGVFTRDRLLVLNFLCTQAAISLENARLYQQAQDYAHQVEQSQLQLVQSEKMSALGNLVAGVAHEINNPVGFISGNIHEAIAAVKDLTEYLQLYQEKFPSPGEEIEEKSEELDIEYLLEDLPKMLNSMQIGCERIQGISTSLRTFSRADKDYKVPFNIHDGINSTILILKHRLKANEQRPAIEVVKEYGNLPSVDCFPGQLNQVFMNILANAIDALEESNREPNLEKIKAPAHCITIRTERQSSEWVTIRISDNGPGISDEIKSQIFDHLFTTKGVGKGTGLGLAIARQIVVEKHGGTIEVNSVLGEGTEFTISLPANG, encoded by the coding sequence GTGGATTTGACAAACCGAATTTCTGGATATCATCTGGGTGAGCAATTATACTGCGGTTCGAGAACCCTAGTTTATCGAGCCCTCCGAGAAACAGATCGGCTTCCGGTTGTCATTAAACTATTAAATCGAGACTATCCCACCTTCAGCGAACTGCTGCAATTCCGCAACCAGTACACCATCGCCAAAAACCTACGTCTGCCTGGAGTCGTTGAACCCTACAATTTGGAGTCCTATCGCCACAGCTATGCCCTAGTAATGGAGGATTTTGGCGGCATTTCTCTACGAGACTACGCCCAAGAGGCCTCGCTGACTCTGGCAGAAATCTTGGCGATCGTCATTCAAATAACTGACATCCTTAACGGACTGTACCAAAACCGAGTCATTCACAAAGATATTAAGCCAGCTAACGTCCTCATACATCCCGACACTAAACAAGTTAAACTGATTGACTTTAGCATCGCCTCCCTACTGCCGAGAGAAACTCAAGAAATTCAAAATCCCAACGTTTTAGAAGGAACCCTCGCCTATATTTCTCCCGAACAAACTGGACGAATGAACCGAGGCATCGACTACCGCACCGACTTTTATTCTCTGGGAGCCACTTTTTACGAACTGCTGACAGGAAAACTGCCATTTGAATGTGACGATCCGATGGAGTTGGTTCACTGCCATATTGCCAAACAACCTCCTGCAATAAACAGCCAAGAAATCCCGCAGGTGGTTTCGGATATTGTCATGAAGCTGATGGCAAAGAATGCCGAAAAACGCTATCAAAGTGCCAAGGGATTGAAGCACGACTTAGAAAGGTGTTTGCAGCAGTGCCAAGAAAGTGGAAAAATTGAAACATTTGAGTTAGGAATGCGGGATGTATGCGATCGCTTCCTGATTCCCGAAAAACTCTACGGTCGAGAAACCGAAGTACAAACCCTGTTGAATGCCTTCGATCGCGTGGCAAATGGCACATCAGAATTAATGCTAGTCGCTGGGTTCTCCGGGATTGGAAAAACGGCTGTAGTCAACGAAGTTCATAAACCCATTGTCCGGCAGCGCGGCTATTTCATCAAAGGCAAATTCGACCAGTTCAACCGCAATATTCCCTTCTCGGCATTTGTCCAGGCATTCCGCGATTTTATGGCACAATTGCTGAGTGAAAGTGATGCCAAAATCCAAGAATGGAAAACTAAAATTCTCGAAGCGCTCGGTGACAGCGGACAAGTCATTATTGAAGTCATTCCCGAACTAGAACGGATTATTGGATCGCAACCCCCAACCCCTGAATTATCGGGGATGGCTGCTCAAAATCTCTTTAATTTGCTCTTCCACAAATTCATTGCTGTCTTCACCAAAAAAGAGCATCCGTTAGTGATATTTTTGGATGACTTACAATGGGCGGATTCGGCATCGCTGAAGTTAATGCAGTTACTCGTCAATGAGTCGCAATTGGGTTATCTGTTGCTGCTGGGAGCCTATCGGGATAATGAAGTATCACCAGGTCATCCCCTGATGTTGACCCTAGATGAAGCCAAGAAAGCAGGAACGACACTCAACACTATTACATTAGCACCGCTCGATCAAATCAGTTTGAATCAATTGGTAGCGGATACGCTAGTTTGTTCTCCTAAGTTGGCCGGACCGCTGACTGAATTGGTATATCAAAAAACTCAAGGAAACCCATTTTTTGCGACGCAGTTTCTCAAGGCATTGCATCAGGATGAATTGATTAGTTTTGAGATGCAATCGGGACATTGGCAGTGCGATATTAGCAAAGTGAGAGAGGCAGCGCTCACTGATGATGTGGTGGTATTTATGGCGCAGCAGTTGCAAAAAATGCCAGCAACAACTCAGGAGGTTTTAAAATTAGCAGCTTGTATTGGCAACCAGTTCGATCTGGCAACATTAGCAATTGTTTCAGAGAGTTCGGAGACGGAAACCGCAACCGCATTGTGGAAAGCTTTACAGGAAGAGCTGATTATTCCCCAAAGTGAAGTTTATAAATTTTATGTAGGCGCAGTACAGGCGATTGCTGAAACGACTACTCAAACCGTTGCCTATCGTTTCTTGCACGATCGCGTCCAGCAAGCTGCTTATTCTTTGATTGCCACAGACCAAAAACAGGCAACTCACCTAAAAATCGGGCAACGGCTGCTTGAGAAGACCCCCATTCAAGGACGGGAAGAGCAGATTTTTGCCATTGTCAACCAATTGAATATAGGATTAGAGTTAATTTCTCAACCTGCGGAACTCGAAGAACTAGCGCGGTTGAATTTGATGGCAGGACGGAAAGCAAAAGCATCCACAGCCTACGTGGCAGCAGTGAAATACCTGAGTACGGCGATGGATTTGCTATCAAGCGATCGCTGGCAAACTCAGTACAATTTAACCCTAGAAATCGTTGTGGAAACGGCAGAGGCCCAATATCTCAACACCAATTTCGCTGCCGCAAATACCTTAGTTGAAATGGTGTTGCAGTACGGGAAAACGCTGCTCGATCGCATCCCCGCTTACGATATCAAGATCCAAGTTCACATGGCGCAACACCAAGTGAATGATGCCATTGATACGGGATTGCAGGCATTAGAACTGCTGGGCTACCCCGTTAACCTGAGCGAGCAGGAATTTTTAGTGGAACTGCCCGCTTTAGAATGCCTGGAAGACTACCCCACCATGACTGACCCCGCACAACTAGCAGCCATGCGGATTCTTAAAGTCAGCTTTACTTCTGTTCTAGTAGGCAGACCGCAAATTCTGCTGCCCGTAATCGTCAGACAAGTGAAACTTTGTGTAGAAGGCGGTCACTCTCCTTTGGCATCAGCAACCTATGCTTGGTATGGCACACTTTTATGCGGCCCTTTGGGCAACATTGATATCGGATATCAAGCAGGGCGGCTGGCACTGCAACTGCTCAAACACTTTGAAACCAAGGAACACAAAGTTGTTACCTATAATATGTTTTACACCTTCGTCCACCATTGGAAGGAGCCTTTACGAGAAAGTTTATCTCCTCTTGCCGAGGGGGTACAGATTGGGCTAGAAAGCGGCAATTACGAATATACAGGTTACTGCATCACCAACTATTGTTTCTACATATTCCTGGCAGGAAAAAATCTCGAAACAGTTGAAAGCGAACATAAAAAATACCATGAATTGTTGCTGTATTTGAAATGGGAACACTCGATTTCTATATCCCAAATATGGTATCAATTATTGTTGAATTTGTTGGGAAAAGCAGCCAATCCGCTCCAGTTAACTGGCGAGGGATTTGAGGAATCTACCATGTTGTCGCAACTCCTAGAACAGAACGATCTCATTGCTCTGTTTCATGCCTTTTTAGCAAAGACGATTCTGTTCTATCTGCTCGAAGATTTTGAGCCTGCAGTGGAAAGTGCAGCTAAGGCAGCGAGTTACTCTAGCGTTGGGTCAGAAAATTTCGTCAATTTGCACTTCTACCAATCCCTAGCACTGCTGGCTAACTATTCCAACGTCTGTTCCCAAGAGCGAGCGAATTACCTAAGTCAAGTTGATGCCAATCAGGAAAAAATGCAGCTTTGGATGCAGCACGCTCCGATGAACTACGAGCATAAATACCATCTGGTGGCAGCGGAAAAACATCGCGTTTTCAATCAAAAAATAGAAGCCATAGAATTCTATGACCTGGCGATTAAAGGAGCCAAAGAAAACGAATACCTCCAAGACGAAGCGATCGCCAACGAACTCGCGGCTAAATTCTACTGGGCATGGGGTAAAGAAAAAGTTGCGGCCAGCTATATGCAGGAAGCATATTACTGTTATGCCCGTTGGGGTGCGCTAGCCAAGGTTGAAGACTTAGAAAAACGCTATCCGCAGTTACTTGTGCCTATCTTGAATCAGCCCAAACTTCGCTTTAATCCTCTAGAGACGCTGGCAACAATTAGCCACTCTTCGCAAACTTCCAGTAATAGCAGCACCAGTATTTCCGATGCCCTGGATTTCGCATCAATTGTGCAAGCTGCTCAAGCTTTATCCAGTAAAATTCAGATTGATGAATTGCTCGGCACCCTCAATCAAATTATTTTGAAAACTTCTGGGGCAGAAACTTGTGCTTTGCTACTCCCCCATCAGGATGAATGGCAAATCCGGGCAATAACTCACATCAATCCAGATAACGAGTTACCCACAACCTTACTGCAAACCCAACCTATAGAAGGCTCGGCGGTGATTCCGCTCAAACTGGTTTATTATGTCAAACACACCCTGGAAACTGTGGTTATTGAAGGTGGCAAGACGGATATTCCGGGTTTAATGAATGGCTGTACGCTCGAGTATCAGTCTCAGAGTATGCTATGTACTCCGATTGTCGATCGCGGGAATTTAGTTGCGATACTTTATCTCGAACATAGCTCGACAAAAGGAGTTTTTACTCGCGATCGTCTCCTCGTCCTCAACTTCCTCTGCACTCAGGCTGCCATTTCCCTAGAAAATGCGCGATTGTATCAGCAAGCGCAGGACTACGCCCACCAGGTGGAACAATCTCAACTGCAATTAGTACAGAGCGAAAAAATGTCGGCGTTGGGCAATTTAGTGGCCGGGGTTGCCCATGAAATTAATAATCCAGTCGGATTTATTTCTGGTAATATCCATGAAGCGATCGCCGCCGTAAAAGATCTTACAGAATACTTGCAGCTCTATCAAGAAAAATTTCCCAGTCCTGGCGAGGAGATTGAAGAAAAATCAGAAGAACTTGACATCGAATATCTCTTAGAAGATTTACCCAAAATGTTGAATTCGATGCAAATCGGGTGCGAGCGCATCCAAGGTATCAGCACCAGTCTTCGTACCTTCTCCCGAGCCGACAAAGATTACAAAGTTCCTTTCAATATTCATGACGGAATTAACAGTACGATTTTGATTCTCAAACACAGATTGAAAGCGAACGAACAGCGTCCAGCGATTGAAGTTGTGAAAGAGTACGGGAACTTGCCCTCAGTTGATTGCTTCCCCGGACAATTAAATCAGGTGTTTATGAATATATTAGCCAATGCCATTGATGCACTGGAAGAATCAAATCGGGAACCGAATTTAGAGAAGATTAAAGCCCCAGCCCATTGCATAACGATTCGGACAGAAAGACAGTCTTCTGAGTGGGTGACGATTCGCATTTCTGACAACGGGCCAGGGATATCAGATGAGATAAAAAGTCAGATTTTTGACCACTTATTTACCACTAAAGGTGTGGGTAAAGGCACGGGATTGGGTTTGGCGATCGCGCGGCAGATTGTAGTTGAGAAACACGGCGGTACAATCGAGGTAAATTCTGTATTAGGAGAAGGGACGGAGTTTACGATCTCATTGCCTGCAAACGGATGA
- a CDS encoding trifunctional serine/threonine-protein kinase/ATP-binding protein/sensor histidine kinase, with translation MNAGIDLTSPIPGYRLIEQLYSGSKTLVYRAIREIDRLPVVIKLLNRDYPSFSELLQFRNQYTIAKNLRLPGVVEPYSLESYRNSYTLVMEDFGGISLRQYAQDRCRRLLGEAPTRTLAEILAIAIQITDILNGLYQNRVIHKDIKPANVLIHPETKQVKLIDFSIASLLPRETQEIQNPNVLEGTLAYISPEQTGRMNRGIDYRTDFYSLGATFYELLTGKLPFECDDPMELIHCHIAKQPPAINSQEIPQVVSDIVMKLMAKNAEKRYQSAKGLKHDLERCLQQCQESGKIETFELGTRDVCDRFLIPDKLYGRETEVETLIQAFERVSEGATEMMLVAGFSGIGKTAVVNEVHKPIVRQRGYFIKGKYDQFHRNIPFSAFVQAFRDLMGQLLSESDWQLETWKTQILTALGDNGQVLIDVIPELENIIGKQPAAIELSGTAAQNRFNLLFQKFVQVFTSKEHPLVMFLDDLQWADSASLNLLKLLMQDGGYLLILGAYRDNEVSPVHPFILTVEEIVKTGATVNTITLPPLREPDMNQLVADTLNCESFLAQPLTKLVSQKTQGNPFFATQFLKALHDDKLISFDCEIQYWQCDIAQVKALAITDDVVEFLALQLQKLPRETQDSLKLAACIGAQFDLNTLALVSEKSPESSATALWKALQESLVIPNTEIYKFYTQSDSEEVFNDSANPTYRFLHDRVQQAAYSLIPDEQKQQTHYHIGQLLQQNLSEIEKEEKLFDIVGHLNFGIEFMAQAEEREALARLNLAAGQKARNSTAYAGARSFVKTGLELLTENCWQTQYELTLNLYVAAAETAYLNADFNGMEEMAAQVLRSAKTILDKIKIFEIQINALTTQSQMLEAIAIGTNALAQLGIELPCETDEALTRIALQNLASQLEGKQIEELVNLPVMSDPRTIAAMQLLGILFPAIFMGNPALQPLLCATMVSLSLQFGNAPASTIGYVGYGIVLSGFCGEVEKGYRFGRVALSLLNQLNWREFKCITLLWFGCFIQHRQEALRATIPTAKQGYLVGMETGDFLNAGYCVSSYLYNNFFSGVELDDWHAEIENYCVVLATVKQYSPLVYLKMAQQTVHNLREIVNQPDLLIGQAYDETVMFPQHNQNSELTALALAYNYKLMLAYLFGNYTNALDYIAQASLYLKVAAAMIHTPVFHFYAGLTYLALCSTQSEIEQANTLALAETHQTTLAKWAHQAPMNHQHKVDLVEAEKCRILGNNYEAGDWYDRAISEAKDNGYIQEEGLANELAAKFYLDWGKEKVAQSYMIEAYYCYSRWGAKAKVAYLEHHYPQLLKAILQPANFAVTSGATINPTWMRSLNSLSSNENLWLDFPAVMMAAQAISQEIELEKLLATLMQIMLANGGSQIGCLVLRQDRQWLVVAQAALKQTKILEIPLEQYQEIPQSLIYAVARTQATAVFDNLSTADQFAGDRYIIAHQPKSVLCTPIIRQGKLVGIVYLENNLTVGAFTNERVEILQMLAAQAASSIDNARLYKQIEKYSQSLEAEVAQKTEDLRQKAFDLEQAFKNLQQTQAQLIQSEKMSSLGQLVAGIAHEINNPVTFIRSNVSHIEDYVKDLLILLDIYQQEYPEPSKVIQAKIEEMDLDFLWKDLIKILESMKAGSDRISQIILSLRNFSRLDEADMKAVDLHTGIESTLLILQTRLRLSDGKSEIQVIKEYGNLPKVICYASEINQVFLSIISNAIDALESINKTEKNPVITIHTEVIEKDRVRIKITDNGAGIPASIQSRIFDPFFTTKPVGSGTGLGLSVSYGIVKKHGGKLTCNSRVGEGTELAIEIPISYIRA, from the coding sequence ATGAATGCAGGTATAGATTTAACCAGTCCCATTCCCGGATACCGTCTAATCGAGCAACTGTACAGTGGTTCTAAAACCCTGGTTTATCGAGCGATTCGAGAAATCGATCGGCTTCCAGTTGTCATTAAACTATTAAATAGAGACTATCCCAGTTTCAGTGAACTGCTGCAATTCCGCAACCAGTACACCATCGCCAAAAATCTACGTCTGCCGGGAGTCGTTGAACCTTACAGTCTGGAATCCTACCGCAACAGCTATACCCTAGTGATGGAGGATTTTGGCGGCATTTCTCTACGGCAATACGCCCAAGATCGATGCCGAAGACTGCTGGGTGAAGCACCTACGCGGACTTTAGCAGAAATATTGGCGATCGCCATTCAAATAACTGACATCCTTAACGGACTGTACCAAAACCGAGTCATTCACAAAGATATTAAGCCAGCTAACGTCCTCATACATCCGGAAACTAAACAAGTCAAACTGATTGACTTTAGCATCGCCTCCCTACTGCCGAGAGAAACTCAAGAAATTCAAAATCCCAACGTTTTAGAAGGAACCCTCGCCTATATTTCTCCCGAACAAACTGGACGAATGAACCGAGGCATCGACTACCGCACCGACTTTTATTCTCTGGGAGCCACTTTTTACGAACTGCTGACAGGAAAACTGCCATTTGAATGTGACGATCCGATGGAGTTGATTCACTGCCATATTGCCAAACAACCTCCTGCAATAAACAGTCAAGAAATCCCGCAGGTGGTTTCGGATATTGTCATGAAGCTGATGGCAAAAAATGCCGAAAAACGCTATCAAAGTGCCAAGGGATTGAAGCACGACTTAGAAAGGTGTTTGCAGCAATGCCAAGAAAGTGGAAAAATTGAAACATTTGAGTTAGGAACGCGGGATGTATGCGATCGCTTCCTGATTCCCGACAAACTCTATGGAAGAGAAACCGAAGTAGAAACGCTCATACAAGCCTTTGAAAGAGTCAGCGAAGGTGCAACAGAAATGATGCTAGTTGCGGGTTTTTCAGGAATCGGAAAAACCGCAGTGGTCAACGAAGTTCATAAACCCATAGTGAGGCAAAGGGGTTATTTTATTAAAGGGAAATATGACCAATTTCATCGCAACATTCCCTTCAGCGCCTTTGTACAAGCATTCCGCGATTTAATGGGACAATTGCTATCCGAATCAGATTGGCAATTAGAAACATGGAAAACCCAGATATTAACCGCATTAGGAGACAACGGACAAGTCTTAATTGACGTAATTCCTGAGTTAGAAAATATTATCGGTAAACAGCCAGCCGCCATTGAATTATCAGGAACAGCCGCCCAAAATCGCTTTAATCTCCTGTTTCAAAAATTTGTGCAAGTCTTTACCAGTAAAGAACATCCGTTAGTCATGTTTTTAGATGACTTGCAATGGGCAGATTCCGCATCACTGAACTTGCTGAAATTATTGATGCAAGATGGGGGGTATCTATTAATATTAGGTGCATATCGAGATAATGAAGTCTCCCCCGTACATCCATTCATTTTAACAGTGGAGGAAATTGTCAAAACTGGGGCAACGGTGAATACAATTACTTTGCCACCGTTAAGGGAACCTGATATGAATCAGTTAGTGGCAGATACACTGAATTGTGAATCATTCCTAGCCCAGCCTTTAACAAAATTGGTCTCTCAAAAAACTCAAGGTAATCCTTTTTTTGCGACCCAGTTTCTCAAAGCATTACATGATGACAAGTTAATTAGCTTTGATTGCGAGATTCAATATTGGCAATGCGATATTGCCCAAGTGAAGGCATTAGCAATTACTGATGATGTCGTTGAATTCCTGGCATTGCAATTACAGAAATTGCCCAGAGAAACTCAGGATAGTCTCAAACTAGCGGCTTGTATTGGGGCGCAGTTTGATTTGAATACCTTAGCACTTGTCAGTGAGAAATCACCCGAAAGTAGCGCCACAGCTTTATGGAAAGCCTTGCAAGAAAGTTTGGTAATTCCTAATACGGAAATTTATAAGTTCTATACCCAATCTGATAGTGAAGAAGTTTTCAATGATTCCGCTAATCCGACTTATAGATTTTTACACGATCGCGTCCAACAAGCGGCTTATTCATTGATTCCTGACGAGCAAAAACAGCAGACCCATTACCATATTGGGCAACTACTCCAACAAAACTTATCAGAGATAGAAAAAGAGGAAAAGCTGTTTGATATTGTCGGGCATTTGAATTTCGGAATTGAGTTCATGGCTCAAGCTGAGGAACGGGAAGCCTTAGCCAGATTGAACTTAGCAGCCGGACAGAAAGCCAGAAATTCTACAGCCTATGCAGGCGCCAGAAGTTTTGTGAAAACAGGGCTGGAGTTACTCACAGAAAACTGTTGGCAAACTCAGTATGAATTAACCCTAAATCTGTATGTTGCTGCGGCTGAAACTGCCTACTTAAATGCCGATTTTAATGGCATGGAAGAAATGGCAGCCCAGGTTTTGCGATCGGCAAAAACAATACTAGATAAAATCAAGATATTTGAGATTCAAATCAACGCGCTGACAACTCAGAGTCAGATGTTAGAAGCGATCGCGATCGGCACCAATGCCCTAGCACAATTGGGGATTGAACTACCATGCGAAACTGACGAAGCCTTGACACGCATTGCATTACAAAACCTTGCCAGTCAACTGGAGGGCAAACAGATTGAGGAACTGGTTAACCTTCCCGTGATGAGCGATCCTCGGACAATCGCGGCGATGCAATTGTTAGGCATCTTGTTTCCGGCTATTTTTATGGGAAATCCTGCCTTGCAGCCTCTACTTTGTGCCACAATGGTCAGTCTATCACTTCAATTTGGCAATGCACCAGCATCAACAATCGGGTATGTGGGTTATGGCATTGTGCTGTCTGGTTTTTGCGGAGAAGTAGAAAAAGGTTATCGCTTTGGGCGAGTAGCACTCAGCTTGCTCAATCAGTTGAATTGGCGAGAATTTAAATGTATCACTTTACTTTGGTTTGGCTGTTTTATCCAGCATCGTCAAGAAGCACTGAGGGCAACAATCCCAACGGCGAAACAAGGCTATTTAGTAGGAATGGAAACAGGTGATTTTCTCAATGCTGGCTACTGCGTCAGTAGTTATTTATATAATAATTTTTTTTCTGGAGTAGAGCTTGATGATTGGCACGCAGAAATAGAAAATTACTGTGTTGTCTTAGCGACTGTGAAGCAATATTCTCCTCTGGTTTACCTGAAGATGGCACAACAGACTGTGCATAACTTGAGGGAAATTGTCAATCAACCTGATTTGTTAATCGGTCAGGCTTATGATGAAACCGTGATGTTTCCTCAGCACAATCAGAATAGTGAGCTTACTGCACTTGCTCTTGCCTATAACTACAAACTAATGCTTGCCTATCTCTTTGGCAACTACACCAACGCCCTAGACTACATTGCCCAAGCAAGCCTTTATTTGAAGGTAGCGGCAGCAATGATTCATACTCCGGTTTTCCATTTCTATGCCGGGTTAACCTACTTGGCACTCTGCTCTACACAGTCAGAAATTGAGCAAGCTAACACTCTCGCTTTGGCAGAAACCCATCAAACCACTCTGGCTAAATGGGCACACCAGGCCCCGATGAATCACCAACATAAAGTTGACTTAGTAGAAGCAGAAAAATGCCGGATTTTAGGCAATAATTATGAAGCGGGAGATTGGTACGATCGCGCTATTTCAGAAGCCAAAGACAATGGTTATATCCAAGAAGAAGGTTTAGCCAACGAACTAGCTGCCAAATTCTACTTAGATTGGGGGAAAGAAAAAGTTGCACAATCTTACATGATTGAGGCGTATTACTGTTATTCCCGTTGGGGTGCAAAGGCTAAAGTAGCTTATTTAGAACACCACTATCCACAACTACTGAAAGCTATTCTCCAACCTGCTAACTTTGCCGTCACATCTGGGGCAACCATCAACCCGACCTGGATGAGAAGCTTAAATAGCCTCAGTAGTAACGAGAATTTATGGTTAGATTTTCCAGCAGTAATGATGGCGGCACAAGCCATTTCACAAGAAATTGAATTAGAGAAACTGTTAGCCACTTTGATGCAGATTATGCTTGCGAATGGGGGATCGCAAATCGGTTGTTTAGTGCTTCGCCAAGACCGACAATGGTTAGTCGTCGCTCAAGCCGCACTAAAGCAGACAAAAATATTAGAAATTCCTCTGGAACAATATCAGGAAATTCCTCAGAGTTTGATTTATGCGGTGGCACGAACTCAAGCGACGGCTGTTTTTGACAACTTAAGTACAGCCGACCAATTTGCAGGCGATCGCTATATTATAGCTCATCAACCTAAATCAGTTTTATGTACTCCAATTATTCGGCAAGGAAAACTCGTCGGTATTGTGTACTTAGAAAATAACTTAACAGTGGGAGCATTTACTAATGAGCGAGTAGAAATTCTCCAGATGCTCGCAGCTCAAGCGGCGAGCTCTATTGATAATGCTCGTTTATATAAACAAATAGAGAAATATTCCCAAAGCTTAGAAGCAGAAGTAGCGCAAAAGACGGAAGATTTAAGGCAAAAAGCTTTTGATTTAGAGCAAGCATTTAAAAACTTACAACAAACCCAAGCACAATTAATTCAGAGCGAAAAAATGTCATCTCTCGGTCAACTGGTAGCTGGGATTGCTCACGAAATCAACAATCCAGTAACATTTATTCGCAGTAATGTTTCACATATAGAGGATTATGTCAAAGATTTGCTTATTTTACTTGATATTTATCAACAAGAGTATCCTGAACCCAGTAAAGTAATTCAAGCGAAAATAGAAGAAATGGATTTAGATTTTTTGTGGAAAGATTTAATTAAAATTCTCGAATCTATGAAAGCAGGGAGCGATCGCATTAGCCAGATTATCTTGAGTTTGCGTAACTTTTCCCGCTTAGATGAAGCCGACATGAAAGCAGTAGATTTACATACCGGAATTGAAAGCACTTTGCTAATTTTACAAACTCGCTTAAGACTGAGCGATGGCAAATCAGAAATACAAGTTATTAAAGAGTACGGAAATCTGCCCAAGGTCATTTGTTATGCTAGTGAGATCAATCAAGTATTTCTGAGTATTATCAGTAACGCTATTGATGCTCTTGAATCAATTAATAAAACAGAGAAAAATCCTGTCATCACGATTCATACTGAAGTTATAGAAAAAGACAGGGTGAGAATTAAAATCACTGATAATGGTGCCGGTATCCCGGCGAGTATTCAATCTCGAATATTCGATCCATTTTTTACAACTAAACCAGTGGGTAGCGGTACAGGTTTGGGTTTATCTGTTAGCTATGGTATTGTCAAAAAACATGGCGGTAAATTAACCTGTAATTCTAGAGTCGGAGAGGGTACAGAGTTAGCGATCGAGATTCCTATCAGCTATATTAGAGCCTAA